AATGACATTAAATAATTCACGACAACTTGCCCATAATAACTTAACGCCTTCTTTGCTGTGTGTCACTTCCACCGCTTCTTTCATCAATGGCAATGGATCTACGCCTGTATCAGCAATTCTTCCTGCAAATACTGAAACATATGTTGGTACGCCTTCAGTTACTGCTTCTGTAATTTCTTTAACTTGTTCGATAGTATATACAGCAGTTACATTTAATCTTACATTGTCAGCTGAAAGTTTTTTAATTAATGGAATTGTTGATTCACCTTTTGTATTAACAATTGGAATTTTAACGAAAACATTGTCACCATATTGTTTTAAAATAGCTGCTTCTTTTTCCATAGTTTCTAAATCATCAGCAAATACTTCGAATGAAATAGATGCATCTGGAATTTCTTTCACAGCTTCTTCAGCAAATGCTTTATAATCTGTAACACCCGCTTTTGCCATTAAACTTGGATTAGTAGTAAAACCATCCACTTGCTTGTTTTTATAAGCTGCTTTCATTTCTTCAATATCTGCACCATCTGCAAATACTTCAACATTTAGTTTAGCCATATAATATAGCCTCCTTGGTTCTTATTAAAATTTTAACAACATCTGCATGTCTTTTTCTTACAACCATTTGTATAAAATGATTTTTATTTCTTTGTTATATAAAACATTTATATCACGCTTTTATAATATATAGCTAATTTTTTGCCTAGAAAATGAATAAATTACTTTTGCAACATTGTGTCAAGAT
This is a stretch of genomic DNA from Staphylococcus roterodami. It encodes these proteins:
- a CDS encoding transaldolase; this encodes MAKLNVEVFADGADIEEMKAAYKNKQVDGFTTNPSLMAKAGVTDYKAFAEEAVKEIPDASISFEVFADDLETMEKEAAILKQYGDNVFVKIPIVNTKGESTIPLIKKLSADNVRLNVTAVYTIEQVKEITEAVTEGVPTYVSVFAGRIADTGVDPLPLMKEAVEVTHSKEGVKLLWASCRELFNVIQADEIGADIITCPADVVKKVNTNLGRDINELPVDTVKGFAKDIQSSGLSIL